A genome region from Magnolia sinica isolate HGM2019 chromosome 8, MsV1, whole genome shotgun sequence includes the following:
- the LOC131254336 gene encoding uncharacterized protein LOC131254336: MAGSLKLNVDGSALSKPGPAGGGCICRDSNGNLVFAFAEGYESSLNNRAELRALHDGLELCISSGLLCVSIESDSKWVVDCINGRSSFAWKWKYWFSRIQKLSLKGSFRCSLIPREANGPADGLAKLGSSTQADSLVLQVSSLPRLLRGSFVPGPASILIPVNFWHINEMNLFL, translated from the exons ATGGCGGGCAGCTTGAAGCTCAATGTTGATGGTTCTGCCCTGTCTAAGCCAGGGCCAGCGGGAGGAGGATGTATCTGCCGAGATAGCAACGGTAACCTTGTGTTTGCATTCGCTGAAGGTTATGAGTCCTCTTTAAACAACAGGGCCGAGCTTCGTGCGCTGCACGACGGCCTGGAGCTATGCATCAGCAGCGGTTTGCTTTGTGTCTCCATTGAATCGGACTCAAAATGGGTGGTAGACTGCATCAATGGGAGGTCCTCATTTGCATGGAAATGGAAGTATTGGTTTTCTAGGATCCAAAAGCTTTCCTTGAAAGGCTCCTTTAGATGCTCGCTCATCCCTAGAGAGGCTAACGGTCCGGCCGATGGTTTAGCAAAGTTGGGTAGTTCGACTCAAGCAGATTCTCTCGTCCTACAAGTTTCCAGCCTTCCTCGCTTGCTCCGAG GATCTTTTGTCCCTGGTCCTGCCAGCATCCTTATACCTGTAAATTTTTGGCATATCAATGAAATGAATCTCTTcctttag